One Glycine max cultivar Williams 82 chromosome 6, Glycine_max_v4.0, whole genome shotgun sequence DNA segment encodes these proteins:
- the LOC100786015 gene encoding SUN domain-containing protein 4 isoform X2, whose translation MQRSRKALLERRAIQKATSGRNYVYLYKVSLSLVFVLWGLVFLFSLWTSHGHGYGDHESREVPVGVSNWNEDEHRQCKKSNSADEYLTKETDDVYIPSETFCSDGAKTDGLIGESLSSGESINRVETGYKENYISPDTEEHEVERSKSAAKHQNDVQKYNHLSQAMPLGLDEFKSRAIGSKIKSGTNPSGSVIHRLEPGGAEYNYASASKGAKVLASNKEARGASDILSRNKDKYLRNPCSSEEKFVVIELSEETLVKTIEIANFEHHSSNFKEFELYGSLVYPTDAWIFLGNFTASNVKQAQRFVLEEQKWMRYIKLNLQSHYGSEFYCTLSIVEVYGVDAIERMLEDLIYAQDKPFASGEGNGEKRVASPLSNAAKADNVRPNTITGINSDPASEISSENQEAIIVKRNVPDPVEEIRQQVGRMPGDTVLKILMQKVRYLDLNLSVLEQYMEDLNSRYINIFKEYSKDMGEKDLLLEKIKEEISRFLERQDVMMKEFSDLDSWRSHFSVQLDHVLRDNAVLRSEVEKVRENQVSLENKVVS comes from the exons ATGCAGAGATCACGGAAAGCTCTTCTGGAAAGAAGGGCTATACAGAAGGCTACAAGTGGGAGGAACTATGTCTATCTGTATAAAGTTTCTCTGTcgttggtttttgttttgtggGGTCTGGTCTTCCTCTTCAGCTTATGGACAAGCCATGGCCATGGTTATGGAG ATCATGAATCTAGAGAAGTTCCAGTTGGTGTATCAAATTGGAATGAAGATGAACACAGACAATGTAAAAAATCTAATTCTGCTGATGAATATTTAACTAAAGAGACTGATGATGTCTACATTCCTTCTGAGACTTTCTGCTCTGATGGTGCTAAAACTGATGGTTTAATCGGTGAGTCACTTTCCAGTGGAGAAAGCATAAACCGTGTAGAAACGggttataaagaaaattatatttctccTGATACAGAGGAGCATGAAGTTGAGAGATCTAAATCTGCTGCGAAGCATCAAAATGATGTGCAGAAGTATAATCACTTGTCTCAGGCAATGCCTCTTGGTCTTGATGAATTCAAGAGCAGGGCAATTGGTTCTAAAATTAAGTCAGGCACTAATCCATCTGGAAGTGTAATACATAGATTAGAGCCTGGTGGTGCTGAATACAATTATGCTTCAGCATCAAAGGGAGCCAAAGTGTTAGCTTCTAACAAAGAAGCCAGAGGTGCCTCTGACATTCTAAGCAGAAACAAAGACAAATATCTTAGAAATCCGTGTTCTTCAGAGGAGAAATTTGTCGTTATAGAACTTTCAGAAGAAACCTTGGTAAAAACAATAGAAATAGCTAATTTTGAGCACCACTCTTCCAATTTCAAAGAGTTTGAATTATATGGCAGTTTGGTATATCCAACAGATGCTTGGATTTTCCTTGGGAATTTCACggcctcaaatgtgaagcaggCTCAAAGGTTTGTTCTTGAGGAGCAAAAATGGATGCGATATATAAAATTGAATCTTCAAAGCCACTATGGTTCAGAATTTTATTGCACATTGAGCATAGTTGAAGTTTATGGGGTGGATGCCATTGAGAGAATGCTGGAGGATTTGATATATGCCCAAGATAAGCCATTTGCATCTGGGGAAGGTAATGGTGAGAAGAGGGTAGCATCTCCCCTTTCTAACGCTGCCAAGGCTGACAATGTTAGGCCAAATACTATCACAGGGATCAATTCTGATCCTGCTTCAGAAATCTCTTCTGAAAACCAAGAAGCTATAATTGTGAAAAGAAATGTTCCTGATCCAGTTGAAGAAATCCGTCAACAAGTTGGTCGGATGCCGGGGGATACCGTTCTCAAGATTCTGATGCAGAAAGTTCGTTATCTGGACTTAAATTTGTCTGTTTTGGAGCAGTATATGGAGGACTTAAATTCTAGATATATCAACATTTTCAAAGAGTACAGCAAAGACATGGGAGAAAAAGATCTACTTCTAGAGAAGATCAAAGAAGAAATTAGTAGATTCCTTGAACGACAAGATGTTATG ATGAAAGAATTTAGTGATCTTGACTCTTGGAGGTCCCATTTTTCTGTGCAACTGGATCATGTACTAAGGGACAATGCTGTTTTAAG GTCTGAGGTTGAAAAAGTCCGGGAAAATCAAGTGTCTTTGGAAAACAAG GTTGTCTCTTAA
- the LOC100786015 gene encoding SUN domain-containing protein 4 isoform X1: MQRSRKALLERRAIQKATSGRNYVYLYKVSLSLVFVLWGLVFLFSLWTSHGHGYGDHESREVPVGVSNWNEDEHRQCKKSNSADEYLTKETDDVYIPSETFCSDGAKTDGLIGESLSSGESINRVETGYKENYISPDTEEHEVERSKSAAKHQNDVQKYNHLSQAMPLGLDEFKSRAIGSKIKSGTNPSGSVIHRLEPGGAEYNYASASKGAKVLASNKEARGASDILSRNKDKYLRNPCSSEEKFVVIELSEETLVKTIEIANFEHHSSNFKEFELYGSLVYPTDAWIFLGNFTASNVKQAQRFVLEEQKWMRYIKLNLQSHYGSEFYCTLSIVEVYGVDAIERMLEDLIYAQDKPFASGEGNGEKRVASPLSNAAKADNVRPNTITGINSDPASEISSENQEAIIVKRNVPDPVEEIRQQVGRMPGDTVLKILMQKVRYLDLNLSVLEQYMEDLNSRYINIFKEYSKDMGEKDLLLEKIKEEISRFLERQDVMMKEFSDLDSWRSHFSVQLDHVLRDNAVLRSEVEKVRENQVSLENKVVVVFSVCVIFSLLAIFRLSLDMIMNLYRVLSFDRTITSRRFWQGSSSWFFLLLSCSIVIFTLTL, from the exons ATGCAGAGATCACGGAAAGCTCTTCTGGAAAGAAGGGCTATACAGAAGGCTACAAGTGGGAGGAACTATGTCTATCTGTATAAAGTTTCTCTGTcgttggtttttgttttgtggGGTCTGGTCTTCCTCTTCAGCTTATGGACAAGCCATGGCCATGGTTATGGAG ATCATGAATCTAGAGAAGTTCCAGTTGGTGTATCAAATTGGAATGAAGATGAACACAGACAATGTAAAAAATCTAATTCTGCTGATGAATATTTAACTAAAGAGACTGATGATGTCTACATTCCTTCTGAGACTTTCTGCTCTGATGGTGCTAAAACTGATGGTTTAATCGGTGAGTCACTTTCCAGTGGAGAAAGCATAAACCGTGTAGAAACGggttataaagaaaattatatttctccTGATACAGAGGAGCATGAAGTTGAGAGATCTAAATCTGCTGCGAAGCATCAAAATGATGTGCAGAAGTATAATCACTTGTCTCAGGCAATGCCTCTTGGTCTTGATGAATTCAAGAGCAGGGCAATTGGTTCTAAAATTAAGTCAGGCACTAATCCATCTGGAAGTGTAATACATAGATTAGAGCCTGGTGGTGCTGAATACAATTATGCTTCAGCATCAAAGGGAGCCAAAGTGTTAGCTTCTAACAAAGAAGCCAGAGGTGCCTCTGACATTCTAAGCAGAAACAAAGACAAATATCTTAGAAATCCGTGTTCTTCAGAGGAGAAATTTGTCGTTATAGAACTTTCAGAAGAAACCTTGGTAAAAACAATAGAAATAGCTAATTTTGAGCACCACTCTTCCAATTTCAAAGAGTTTGAATTATATGGCAGTTTGGTATATCCAACAGATGCTTGGATTTTCCTTGGGAATTTCACggcctcaaatgtgaagcaggCTCAAAGGTTTGTTCTTGAGGAGCAAAAATGGATGCGATATATAAAATTGAATCTTCAAAGCCACTATGGTTCAGAATTTTATTGCACATTGAGCATAGTTGAAGTTTATGGGGTGGATGCCATTGAGAGAATGCTGGAGGATTTGATATATGCCCAAGATAAGCCATTTGCATCTGGGGAAGGTAATGGTGAGAAGAGGGTAGCATCTCCCCTTTCTAACGCTGCCAAGGCTGACAATGTTAGGCCAAATACTATCACAGGGATCAATTCTGATCCTGCTTCAGAAATCTCTTCTGAAAACCAAGAAGCTATAATTGTGAAAAGAAATGTTCCTGATCCAGTTGAAGAAATCCGTCAACAAGTTGGTCGGATGCCGGGGGATACCGTTCTCAAGATTCTGATGCAGAAAGTTCGTTATCTGGACTTAAATTTGTCTGTTTTGGAGCAGTATATGGAGGACTTAAATTCTAGATATATCAACATTTTCAAAGAGTACAGCAAAGACATGGGAGAAAAAGATCTACTTCTAGAGAAGATCAAAGAAGAAATTAGTAGATTCCTTGAACGACAAGATGTTATG ATGAAAGAATTTAGTGATCTTGACTCTTGGAGGTCCCATTTTTCTGTGCAACTGGATCATGTACTAAGGGACAATGCTGTTTTAAG GTCTGAGGTTGAAAAAGTCCGGGAAAATCAAGTGTCTTTGGAAAACAAGGTTGTAGTTGTGTTTTCTGTGTGTGTTATTTTTTCATTGCTTGCTATTTTTCGGCTATCTTTGGATATGATTATGAACCTCTATAGAGTCCTAAGTTTTGATAGAACAATAACCTCCAGGAGATTTTGGCAAGGGAGCTCTTCCTGGTTTTTCCTATTATTGAGTTGTAGCATTGTTATTTTCACATTAACTTTATGA